In Enoplosus armatus isolate fEnoArm2 chromosome 2, fEnoArm2.hap1, whole genome shotgun sequence, one DNA window encodes the following:
- the LOC139293035 gene encoding Schwann cell myelin protein-like encodes MHSILHLTCCNRGAAMSVTAAAAASGCVVSLVFLVSVSVVQGQNGWGVTYPSSKICALKGSTVEMSCVFRYPSRIHGRDTAAEKTFWYTNVQAKEAVDLRTDPGYAGRVQYKCNEKICTLRITDLRESDSAEYKFRFITNQPNGSYTGSPGVTLSVTGFQVQTVRKQSCKTETCTWSQLNCHSICHLPRQTSYIWYKNGKEIQEKTSSYSGYFYPAESCSCAVRGYEDSPSPSVCVHDDSCNRVTYTDRRICAFKGSSVDISCTYNNYYKYYQTFWVRLERSHQRWYSSVSGDLSTDSQFAGRVQVLETEGGRSTLRITDLRGSDSAEYRFKFTAGSFEWTSSLPGTTLTVADPDLQVQVIWSSTGPKLICHSSCLRGRSSFVWYKNKTEIEDETSACYRGYVDSADRYSCAHQDYHSLPVYAPVVPLVLMRAPGDIMKSSSVTLTCSSDANPAANYTWYKENQTLPNKDPQLVFSSIRSSDSGEYYCAAENELGRRTSEYVFVNVKYAPEVSSASVSPSAEIVEGTSVTLTCSSDANPAANYTWYKGNKTLLQGPQGIYHFTPISSEDRGIYYCKSENQHGQINSTLLVLDVQYPPKPPSVSVSPSAEIVEGSSVNLTCSSDANPAANYTWYKENEDSPKASGQIFTITDIRAEHSGSYYCEAQNSRGRHSSTLHLTAGAGARKAAAIGTITAVILVIVLLAVFLWIRRNRSVTQQSQAGERPGNRPQLNVRPVHDNPSAAAQRQPAEQQDDLHYASIFFSRHHTECLYSNVRPAGPRGPTEEEDEEDGVEYTTIKTDNVPGTRRQEDGEDSFALYSTVNKSNVNPT; translated from the exons ATGCACAGTATCTTGCATCTGACATGTTGTAACAGAGGAGCAGCTATgagtgtaacagcagcagcagcagcgagtgGGTGCGTGGTCTCCCTCGTCTTCCTCGTCTCTGTGTCAG TGGTACAGGGCCAGAATGGCTGGGGAGTGACTTACCCCTCTTCTAAGATCTGTGCCTTAAAAGGATCAACAGTGGAAATGAGCTGCGTCTTCAGATACCCATCCAGAATACATGGCCGTGATACCGCGGCTGAGAAAACATTCTGGTATACTAATGTGCAGGCTAAAGAGGCTGTGGATCTGAGAACAGACCCAGGGTATGCAGGTCGTGTGCAGTACAAGTGTAATGAGAAGATATGCACTCTGAGGATCACAGACCTGAGAGAGAGCGACTCAGCTGAGTACAAGTTCAGGTTCATAACAAACCAACCAAATGGGAGTTATACTGGTTCACCTGGAGTCACTTTGTCTGTCACAG GTTTCCAGGTGCAGACGGTCAGGAAACAATCATGCAAAACTGAAACCTGTACATGGTCGCAGCTTAACTGTCACAGCATTTGTCATCTGCCTCGTCAAACTTCCTACATCTGGTACAAGAATGGAAAGGAAATTCAGGAAAAAACATCTTCTTATTCGGGCTACTTTTATCCTGCAGAGAGCTGTTCCTGTGCTGTGCGCGGATATGAGgactccccctctccttcagTGT gtGTCCATGATGATTCATGCAACAGAGTGACGTACACCGACAGACGCATCTGTGCCTTCAAAGGCTCATCAGTGGACATTTCTTGCACTTACAAcaattattacaaatattatCAAACATTCTGGGTCAGACTTGAACGTAGTCACCAGAGGTGGTATAGCTCAGTGTCTGGGGACCTGAGTACAGACTCTCAGTTCGCAGGTCGTGTTCAGGTCCTTGAGACTGAGGGAGGACGCTCCACTCTGAGAATCACTGACCTGAGAGGGAGCGACTCAGCCGAGTATCGCTTCAAATTCACAGCAGGAAGCTTTGAATGGACGAGTAGTTTACCTGGTACAACTCTGACTGTCGCAG ATCCAGATTTACAGGTGCAGGTGATCTGGTCTTCTACTGGTCCAAAGCTGATTTGTCACAGCAGCTGTCTCCGTGGTCGTTCCTCCTTCGTTTGGTACAAGAATAAAACGGAAATTGAGGATGAAACATCTGCTTGTTATAGAGGATACGTTGATTCTGCAGACAGGTATTCCTGTGCTCACCAGGATTACCACTCTCTACCAGTGT ATGCTCCAGTGGTTCCCTTAGTATTGATGAGAGCCCCTGGTGACATTATGAAGAGCAGTTCAGTGACTCTGACCTGTAGCAGTGATGCTAACCCAGCTGCTAACTACACCTGGTACAAGGAGAACCAAACACTGCCCAATAAAGACCCACAGCTGGTCTTCAGCTCCATCCGGTCCTCCGACTCTGGAGAGTATTACTGTGCAGCTGAGAACGAGCTGGGGAGGAGGACGTCTGAATATGTCTTtgttaatgtgaaat ATGCTCCAGAGGTTTCCTCTGCATCAGTGAGTCCCTCTGCTGAGATAGTGGAGGGCACTTCAGTGactctgacctgcagcagtgatgctAACCCAGCAGCTAACTACACCTGGTACAAGGGGAATAAAACACTGCTTCAAGGGCCACAAGGCATATATCATTTCACCCCCATCAGCTCTGAGGACAGGGGGATCTACTACTGCAAGTCTGAGAACCAACATGGACAGATCAACTCTACTCTTCTAGTCTTAGATGTCCAGT ATCCTCCAAAGCCTCCGTCTGTGTCGGTGAGTCCCTCTGCTGAGATAGTGGAGGGCAGTTCAGTCAATCTgacctgcagcagtgatgctAACCCAGCAGCTAACTACACCTGGTACAAGGAGAATGAAGACTCACCGAAAGCTTCAGGACAGATCTTCACCATCACTGACATCAGAGCTGAACACAGCGGGAGTTATTACTGCGAAGCCCAGAACAGCAGAGGACGTCACAGCTCCACCTTACACCTGACTGCTGGAGCAG GTGCAAGGAAAGCAGCAGCTATAGGAACGATCACTGCGGTCATCCTGGTCATCGTACTCCTCGCTGTCTTCCTGTGGATCAG GAGAAATAGGTCCGTCACACAGCAGTCACAGGCTGGAGAGAGACCCGGCAACAGACCCCAG CTCAACGTGCGTCCAGTGCATGACAACCcgtcagctgcagcacagaggcaaccagcagagcagcaggatgaCCTTCACTACGCCAGCATCTTTTTCTCCCGGCACCACACAGAGTGTCTCTACTCCAACGTCAGGCCAGCCGGGCCCCGCGGAccaacagaggaagaggacgaggaggatgGTGTTGAATACACTACCATTAAAACTGACAATGTCCCAGG AACAAGACGTCAAGAAGATGGAGAGGATTCATTTGCACTGTACAGCACGGTCAACAAAAGCAATGTGAACCCAACATGA
- the LOC139293051 gene encoding Fc receptor-like protein 2 codes for MSLTAAASGFVVFLLSVQVIQGKNDWEVTYNSTQICALKGSTVEINCTFRYPSRVNGRNITVDKTFWFTQMNGNVPVDLRTDSKYLGRVQYSCYEMSCTLRITDLRESDSSEYKFRFITNCGSWTGWTGVTLNVTGLQVSRSETKRGELECQSRCHPPGHPFYVWYKNGQKTPKETYFSYYSDYFSYTESYSCAVKEHEDFPSPSVCVNRQNCNRVTYSDRSVCAFKGSSVDISCTYNSYNSYGISTFWFSPERHHHWWHSQPDDLRKDPQYTRRVHVIAGRAGRSTLRITDLRESDSAEYRFKFSAGSFEWTSSLPGTTLTVTDAPKPPSASVSPSAEIVEGSSVTLTCSSDANPAAKYTWYKESRTLLTKDRQLVLSSVQSSDSGEYYCAAENELGRRTSENVSINVKYPPKPPSVSVSPSGEIVEGTSVNLSCSSDANPAATYTWYKENQTLIQEDLYLFPFIGLEDTGIYYCKSENEYGQISSTSVHINVLYPPKPPSVSVSPSAEIMEGSSVTLSCSSDANPAATYTWYKENEDSPKASGQNFSITDIRAEHSGSYYCEAQNSRGRHNSTLHLTVVAGSMKSVAAGSITAIFLAIIFLCAFLLIRRKRSSKQSAEPGERPDHKAQLNMGSAALQRKPAEEPDDLFYTSVSFSVNQEDPLYSNIGSARPNRHISEEEEEDEDGVEYTIVNVKSARAPQELRRQEEDSSALYSTVTKKPSL; via the exons ATGAGTTTAACAGCAGCAGCGAGTGGATTTGttgtcttccttctgtctgtacaag TGATACAGGGCAAGAATGACTGGGAAGTGACCTACAACTCTACTCAGATCTGTGCCTTAAAAGGATCAACAGTGGAAATAAACTGCACCTTCAGATACCCATCCAGAGTAAACGGCCGTAATATTACAGTTGATAAAACATTCTGGTTTActcaaatgaatggaaatgtaCCTGTGGATCTGAGAACAGACTCAAAGTATTTAGGTCGTGTGCAGTACAGCTGTTATGAGATGAGCTGCACTCTGAGAATCACAGACCTGAGAGAGAGCGACTCATCTGAGTACAAGTTCAGGTTCATAACAAACTGTGGGAGTTGGACTGGTTGGACTGGTGTCACTTTGAATGTCACag GTCTCCAGGTGAGCAGATCCGAAACTAAAAGGGGAGAGCTGGAGTGTCAAAGCAGATGTCATCCACCTGGTCATCCGTTCTATGTCTGGTACAAAAATGGACAGAAGACTCCgaaagaaacatatttttcttattattcagACTACTTCAGTTACACAGAAAGCTATTCCTGTGCTGTGAAAGAACATGAAGATTTCCCTTCTCCTTCAGTGT GTGTCAATCGTCAAAACTGCAACAGAGTGACGTACTCTGACAGAAGCGTCTGTGCCTTCAAAGGCTCATCAGTGGACATTTCTTGTACCTACAACAGTTATAACAGTTATGGAATATCAACATTCTGGTTCAGTCCTGAACGACACCACCACTGGTGGCACTCACAGCCTGATGATCTTAGAAAAGACCCCCAGTATACGCGTCGTGTTCACGTCATTGCAGGAAGGGCAGGACGCTCCACTCTGAGAATCACTGACCTGAGAGAGAGCGACTCAGCCGAGTATCGCTTCAAATTCTCAGCAGGAAGCTTTGAATGGACGAGTAGTTTACCTGGTACAACTCTGACTGTCACAG ATGCTCCAAAGCCTCCCTCTGCGTCAGTGAGTCCCTCTGCTGAGATAGTGGAGGGCAGTTCAGTGactctgacctgcagcagtgatgctAACCCAGCAGCTAAATACACCTGGTACAAGGAGAGCCGAACGCTGCTCACTAAAGACCGACAGCTGGTCTTGAGCTCCGTCCAGTCCTCCGACTCTGGAGAGTATTACTGTGCAGCTGAGAACGAGCTGGGGAGGAGGACGTCTGAAAACGTCTCtattaatgtgaaat ATCCTCCAAAGCCTCCCTCTGTGTCAGTGAGTCCCTCTGGGGAGATAGTGGAGGGCACTTCAGTGaatctgagctgcagcagtgatgctaACCCAGCAGCTACTTACACCTGGTACAAGGAGAACCAAACACTGATTCAAGAAGACCTTTATCTTTTCCCCTTTATCGGTTTAGAGGACACTGGGATCTACTACTGCAAGTCTGAGAATGAGTACGGCCAGATCAGCTCCACATCTGTACACATAAATGTCCTGT ATCCTCCAAAGCCTCCCTCTGTGTCGGTGAGTCCCTCTGCTGAGATAATGGAGGGCAGTTCAGtgactctgagctgcagcagtgatgctaACCCAGCAGCTACTTACACCTGGTACAAGGAGAATGAAGACTCACCGAAAGCATCAGGACAGAACTTCTCCATCACTGACATCAGAGCTGAACACAGCGGGAGTTATTACTGCGAAGCCCAGAACAGCAGAGGACGTCATAACTCCACCTTACACCTGACTGTTGTGGCAG GTTCAATGAAATCAGTAGCTGCTGGATCAATCACTGCTATTTTTCTGGCTATCATATTCCTCTGTGCCTTCCTATTGATTAG AAGAAAGAGGTCCTCGAAACAAAGCGCAGAGCCAGGAGAGAGGCCAGACCACAAAGCACAG CTAAACATGGGTTCAGCTGCATTACAGAGAAAACCAGCGGAGGAGCCGGACGACCTTTTCTATACCAGTGTGAGCTTCTCTGTAAACCAGGAAGATCCTCTTTACTCCAACATCGGGTCAGCTCGGCCCAACAGACACAttagtgaagaggaggaggaggacgaggatgGCGTGGAGTACACTATTGTCAACGTCAAGAGTGCTCGTGCTCCCCAAGA ATTAAGACGTCAAGAGGAGGATTCATCTGCACTGTACAGCACAGTCACTAAGAAACCAAGCTTATGA
- the LOC139298553 gene encoding stress-induced-phosphoprotein 1-like: MKFTRDICRLLGLGGDGPGEEEMEVQDGASDPTDRRKDQDPSQAMLNSEEGLDDEERTRRRAERRRAKRKRQKERKKLEREGRMEDASKQEEEVAGAVSDSDSEEELKEEEEWTAVRPRNKCSPESVPALVTTENKSNQLPHRTSEEEPEWDVRSAFVAKAASHIKLKTLKNRATQISRENKENETRSSQMESTEEMKRRGESFTVQGIQMFERGQYSQAVDMFTEAIYCDPKDHRLYGNRSYCYWFLEQYSSALTDAQRSIQLAPDWPMGYFRKGCALMGLKRYSEAEKAIEQVLKLDQHCKEASSKLFTCRVLQLTGLGFDEAQSKLLLEKFTTVQAVVTSPEAKTLKHTSQQDQSGSCRSLWVGNITLDVTEKDLWELFKMFGEIESIRVLHERFCAFVNFKNANMAAKALEKLQGVELGSSKLVVRYPDRWIQRTLPSIQRTNTSLSSVAAGTQQSLAAIASRRCVPIDGDECFYWRTTGCFYGDKCRFKHIPEKQGRDKKP, encoded by the exons aTGGGccaggtgaggaggagatggaggttCAGGATGGAGCTTCTGACCcgacagacagaagaaaagaccAAGACCCATCACAG GCGATGCTGAACAGTGAGGAGGGTTTGGATGATGAGGAGAGAACAAgaaggagggcagagaggaggagagctaaaaggaaa aggcagaaagaacggaagaagctggagagagaggggaggatggaggatgcCTCAAAGCAG gaagaggaagtagCTGGAGCGGTATCAGACAGCGACAGTGAGGAGGAattgaaagaggaggaggaatggacCGCCGTTCGTCCCAGAAACAAATGCAGCCCTGAGTCAGTCCCTGCCCTTGTGACGACAGAGAACAAGAGCAACCAGCTGCCCCACAGGACCTCTGAGGAG GAGCCAGAGTGGGATGTCAGAAGTGCATTTGTGGCAAAAGCTGCAAGCCACATCAAACTGAAAACCCTGAAGAACAGAGCAACACAGATCTCcagagagaacaaggagaacGAGACCAGGAGCAGCCAg ATGGAGAGCACAGAAGaaatgaagaggaggggggagtctTTTACAG TGCAGGGCATTCAGATGTTCGAGCGAGGCCAGTACAGCCAGGCGGTGGACATGTTTACAGAAGCCATCTACTGTGACCCCAAGGACCACAG GCTCTATGGAAATCGGTCTTACTGTTATTGGTTTCTGGAGCAGTACTCCTCTGCCCTAACAGACGCTCAGAGGTCCATTCAGCTGGCTCCTGATTGGCCGATGGGATACTTCCGTAAGGGGTGTGCTCTGATGGGGTTAAAG CGGTACAGCGAAGCAGAGAAGGCCATTGAGCAGGTATTGAAGTTGGATCAGCACTGTAAGGAAGCATCCAGTAAACTCTTTACCTGCCGGGTCCTGCAGCTCACG GGGTTGGGTTTTGACGAAGCGCAGAGTAAACTGCTGCTGGAGAAGTTCACCACCGTTCAGGCGGTCGTCACCTCACCCGAGGCCAAAA CACTGAAGCACACATCTCAGCAGGACCAGAGTGG GAGCTGTCGCTCTCTATGGGTTGGGAACATTACATTGGACGTTACAGAGAAAGACCTCTGGGAGctcttcaaaat GTTTGGTGAGATAGAGAGCATCAGAGTTCTTCACGAGCGTTTCTGTGCCTTCGTCAACTTCAAGAatgccaacatggctgccaaaGCCCTGGAGAAGCTGCAG GGAGTGGAGCTGGGGAGCAGCAAGCTGGTGGTGAGGTACCCAGACCGTTGGATCCAGCGGACCCTGCCCTCCATACAAAGGACCAACACCAGCCTCAGCTCCGTCGCTGCAGGAACACAGCAGAGCTTAGCTGCCATAGC GTCCAGACGGTGTGTTCCTATAGATGGAGACGAGTGCTTCTACTGGAGGACCACAGGCTGCTTCTATGGCGACAAGTGCCGCTTCAAGCACATACCTGAAAAACAAGGTCGAGACAAGAAACCATGA